A stretch of the Pelmatolapia mariae isolate MD_Pm_ZW linkage group LG23, Pm_UMD_F_2, whole genome shotgun sequence genome encodes the following:
- the zfr2 gene encoding zinc finger RNA-binding protein isoform X4: MAASNYFGFTHGAGPQYSTQPPPAYSHPSTASYSVQQAPAVAHAVTASYSPAPVQAARPVVSAPYPAYQSHQAPPDYTYRQPDPPQPTTTPQTYQVYSDTDNYNYGRPAAVTTYDNKQYYQTSIATAQRTPTESYYQTGVKSAYSPATSTVYNQPPPPQRQVTALKPLAPSSSVSTSYNIYPVSTSVQQPLTPVSSYTLGSSFSSSVAATSYSGISYSGYDSVGYTSASTPTYYQPPQQTLSQPQPQPSQQPQQPQQPQAPVQPPPKQLTSSSWSNSGSNMVTAPTGNTYKKPTFHQSKLQKPKGPPKQPQLHYCDICKISCAGPQTYREHLEGQKHKKKEAALKSGGQTGTSNGPRGVQTQLRCELCDVSCTGVDAYAAHIRGSKHQKVVKLHTKLGKPIPSTEPVLVNSTPVVTTTTAGKPSVPSSSSSSTSASTTATPAAAPKLVAANSTAKTTTAVKKPPPSRITVISNKPASTPIAAAATAAAPVVVAAKVEEPAQPSVQKMEPQSEDEDGDRAGGQGDIQPVGHDYVEEVRNDDGKVIRFHCKLCECSFNDPNAKDMHLKGRRHRLQYKKKVNPELPVEIKPSNRARKLQESKLKKQKQKAVLKRQRDDEQRWHMEMRRYEEDLYWRRVEEEQMYWGEQRRRMAPPPLMSRPGMPVPPLLSCVRRPDSLDDRHIMAKHSTIYPVEEELQAVQRIVSHSERALKLVSDSLLEKETLTDDGAAERGDEKGTESPARLLKGVMRVGILAKGLLLRGDRNVELILLTAKKPTISLLKSIAKQLPKELATFSEDQYEVQAHPEEANIVIFSSKEPKMQVTISLTSPLMREDPAAEKDKQAGGKAAEKDVAEKDPPDLLNKKKCLEYLAALRHAKWFQARANGLQSCVIIIRVLRDLCQRVPTWGKIPCWAMELLVEKVISSATGPLSPGEAMRRVLECISTGILLPDGPGLMDPCEKEPTDALESVALQAREDITASAQHALRLLAFRQIHKVLGMESLPASKASARNRKRRRDVSETGEGEGEGKKDKKEEVASA; this comes from the exons ATGGCTGCAAGCAACTATTTCGGCTTCACACATGGTGCCGGTCCGCAGTACAG TACCCAGCCTCCCCCGGCTTACTCCCATCCCTCCACAGCGAGTTACAGCGTCCAGCAGGCTCCGGCTGTGGCTCACGCTGTGACCGCCTCATACTCTCCAGCTCCGGTCCAGGCCGCCCGGCCTGTGGTCTCGGCCCCTTACCCGGCCTACCAAAGCCACCAGGCGCCCCCGGACTACACCTACAGACAGCCCGATCCCCCGCAGCCAACCACTACCCCACAGACGTACCAGGTATACTCAGACACG GACAACTACAATTACGGGCGTCCTGCTGCAGTGACTACCTATGACAATAAACAGTACTACCAGACGAGTATAGCAACGGCTCAAAGGACGCCTACAGAGAGTTACTACCAGACTG GAGTGAAGAGCGCTTACAGTCCAGCCACCTCCACTGTGTACAACCAGCCGCCTCCCCCCCAGAGGCAGGTGACAGCACTGAAACCCCTCGCCCCCTCCAGCTCTGTGTCTACCAGCTACAACATCTACCCAGTGTCCACGAGCGTCCAGCAGCCTCTAACGCCAGTTTCGTCGTACACGCTCGGCTCCTCGTTCAGCTCCAGCGTCGCAGCCACCTCCTACTCAG GCATTAGCTACTCTGGTTATGATTCAGTCGGCTACACCTCGGCATCCACCCCCACCTATTATCAGCCGCCCCAGCAGACTCTGTCCCAGCCGCAGCCGCAGCCGTCACAGCAACCTCAGCAGCCGCAGCAGCCGCAGGCCCCCGTTCAGCCACCACCCAAGCAGCTGACCAGCTCGTCCTGGAGTAACTCGGGCAGCAACATGGTGACCGCTCCGACTGGAAACACCTACAAAAAGCCCACGTTTCACCAGAGCAAGCTGCAGAAGCCCAAAGGGCCTCCcaagcagccgcagcttcattaCTGTGACATTTGCAAGATCAGCTGTGCAGGCCCTCAG ACGTACCGGGAGCATCTGGAGGGCCAGAAGCATAAGAAAAAGGAAGCAGCCCTAAAGTCTGGAGGGCAGACAGGGACCAGCAACGGCCCCAGAGGGGTCCAGACGCAGTTACGCTGTGAGTTATGTGACGTCTCCTGCACAGGAGTGGACGCTTATGCTGCTCATATCCGTGGGTCCAAACATCAGAAG GTGGTGAAACTTCACACCAAGCTGGGGAAACCTATACCTTCCACTGAGCCAGTGTTAGTGAATTCTACTCCAGTTGtcacaaccacgacagccgggAAGCCTTCagtcccctcctcctcctcctcctccacttctGCATCAACCACTGCAACTCCTGCTGCAGCTCCCAAACTGGTGGCTGCAAACAGCACGgctaaaacaacaacagcagtcaagAAGCCCCCGCCTTCCAGAATAACTGTCATTT CCAATAAGCCAGCCAGCACTCCCATTGCAGCTGCAGCAACAGCAGCGGCGCCGGTGGTGGTGGCAGCCAAGGTCGAGGAGCCTGCGCAGCCATCAGTCCAGAAGATGGAACCGCAGAGCGAGGATGAGGATGGAGACAGAGCTGGAGGCCAGGGAGACATCCAGCCAGTGGGACACGACTATGTAGAAGAG GTTCGTAATGATGATGGAAAAGTGATTCGATTCCACTGTAAACTGTGCGAGTGCAGCTTCAATGACCCCAACGCGAAAGACATGCACCTGAAGGGAAGAAGGCACAGGCTGCAATACAAg AAGAAAGTGAACCCAGAGCTTCCCGTGGAGATCAAACCCAGTAACCGGGCCAGGAAGCTGCAGGAGAGCAAGCTgaagaagcagaagcagaaggCGGTGCTGAAGCGGCAGAGAGATGACGAGCAGCGCTGGCACATGGAGATGAG GCGATATGAGGAGGACTTGTACTGGAGGCGAGTGGAGGAGGAGCAGATGTACTGGGGGGAGCAGAGACGCAGGATGGCACCTCCACCTCTGATGAGCCGCCCCGGGATGCCAGTGCCCCCTCTGCTG TCTTGTGTGCGTCGTCCTGACTCGCTTGACGACCGCCACATCATGGCCAAGCACTCCACTATTTACCCAGTGGAAGAGGAGCTGCAGGCTGTTCAGAGGATCGTCTCCCACTCGGAGAGAGCCCTGAAACTGGTGTCAGACTCTCTGCTGGAGAAGGAAACACTGACTGATGATGGTGCTGCTGAAAGAGGAGATGAAAAAGG GACCGAGAGCCCGGCCCGGCTGCTGAAAGGCGTGATGAGGGTGGGAATCCTGGCCAAAGGCTTGCTGCTTCGCGGAGACAGAAATGTGGAGCTCATCCTGCTGACTGCAAAGAAACCCACCATCTCGTTACTGAAGAGCATCGCCAAGCAGCTGCCAAAGGAGCTGGCG ACTTTTTCTGAAGATCAGTATGAGGTGCAGGCTCACCCCGAGGAGGCGAACATCGTGATATTTTCAAGCAAGGAGCCCAAAATGCAGGTGACCATATCTCTCACCTCGCCGCTGATGAGGGAGGACCCTGCTGCTGAGAAGGACaagcaggcaggaggaaaagcgGCTGAGAAAG ATGTGGCTGAGAAGGATCCTCCTGATCTCCTGAACAAGAAGAAATGTCTGGAATACCTAGCTGCTCTGCGCCATGCCAAATGGTTTCAG GCTCGTGCCAACGGTCTGCAGTCCTGTGTGATCATCATTCGGGTGTTGAGAGATTTATGTCAGCGGGTTCCCACCTGGGGCAAGATCCCCTGCTGG GCGATGGAGCTGCTGGTGGAGAAGGTcatcagcagtgccacaggcccacTCAGCCCAGGGGAGGCAATGCGCAGAGTCCTGGAGTGCATCTCCACCGGCATCCTGCTGCcag ATGGACCAGGTCTGATGGACCCCTGTGAGAAGGAGCCAACAGATGCTTTGGAAAGCGTGGCACTTCAAGCGAGAGAGGACATCACTGCCAGTGCACAG CATGCTCTGCGGCTGCTTGCTTTCCGTCAGATCCACAAGGTCCTGGGCATGGAGTCCCTGCCAGCATCCAAGGCCAGCGCACGAAACCGCAAGCGTCGACGGGATGTCAGCGAGACGGGCGAAGGCGAGGGGGAGGGCAAAAAAGACAAGAAGGAAGAGGTGGCGAGTGCTTGA
- the zfr2 gene encoding zinc finger RNA-binding protein isoform X3, producing the protein MAASNYFGFTHGAGPQYSTQPPPAYSHPSTASYSVQQAPAVAHAVTASYSPAPVQAARPVVSAPYPAYQSHQAPPDYTYRQPDPPQPTTTPQTYQVYSDTDNYNYGRPAAVTTYDNKQYYQTSIATAQRTPTESYYQTVGVKSAYSPATSTVYNQPPPPQRQVTALKPLAPSSSVSTSYNIYPVSTSVQQPLTPVSSYTLGSSFSSSVAATSYSGISYSGYDSVGYTSASTPTYYQPPQQTLSQPQPQPSQQPQQPQQPQAPVQPPPKQLTSSSWSNSGSNMVTAPTGNTYKKPTFHQSKLQKPKGPPKQPQLHYCDICKISCAGPQTYREHLEGQKHKKKEAALKSGGQTGTSNGPRGVQTQLRCELCDVSCTGVDAYAAHIRGSKHQKVVKLHTKLGKPIPSTEPVLVNSTPVVTTTTAGKPSVPSSSSSSTSASTTATPAAAPKLVAANSTAKTTTAVKKPPPSRITVISNKPASTPIAAAATAAAPVVVAAKVEEPAQPSVQKMEPQSEDEDGDRAGGQGDIQPVGHDYVEEVRNDDGKVIRFHCKLCECSFNDPNAKDMHLKGRRHRLQYKKKVNPELPVEIKPSNRARKLQESKLKKQKQKAVLKRQRDDEQRWHMEMRRYEEDLYWRRVEEEQMYWGEQRRRMAPPPLMSRPGMPVPPLLSCVRRPDSLDDRHIMAKHSTIYPVEEELQAVQRIVSHSERALKLVSDSLLEKETLTDDGAAERGDEKGTESPARLLKGVMRVGILAKGLLLRGDRNVELILLTAKKPTISLLKSIAKQLPKELATFSEDQYEVQAHPEEANIVIFSSKEPKMQVTISLTSPLMREDPAAEKDKQAGGKAAEKDVAEKDPPDLLNKKKCLEYLAALRHAKWFQARANGLQSCVIIIRVLRDLCQRVPTWGKIPCWAMELLVEKVISSATGPLSPGEAMRRVLECISTGILLPDGPGLMDPCEKEPTDALESVALQAREDITASAQHALRLLAFRQIHKVLGMESLPASKASARNRKRRRDVSETGEGEGEGKKDKKEEVASA; encoded by the exons ATGGCTGCAAGCAACTATTTCGGCTTCACACATGGTGCCGGTCCGCAGTACAG TACCCAGCCTCCCCCGGCTTACTCCCATCCCTCCACAGCGAGTTACAGCGTCCAGCAGGCTCCGGCTGTGGCTCACGCTGTGACCGCCTCATACTCTCCAGCTCCGGTCCAGGCCGCCCGGCCTGTGGTCTCGGCCCCTTACCCGGCCTACCAAAGCCACCAGGCGCCCCCGGACTACACCTACAGACAGCCCGATCCCCCGCAGCCAACCACTACCCCACAGACGTACCAGGTATACTCAGACACG GACAACTACAATTACGGGCGTCCTGCTGCAGTGACTACCTATGACAATAAACAGTACTACCAGACGAGTATAGCAACGGCTCAAAGGACGCCTACAGAGAGTTACTACCAGACTG TAGGAGTGAAGAGCGCTTACAGTCCAGCCACCTCCACTGTGTACAACCAGCCGCCTCCCCCCCAGAGGCAGGTGACAGCACTGAAACCCCTCGCCCCCTCCAGCTCTGTGTCTACCAGCTACAACATCTACCCAGTGTCCACGAGCGTCCAGCAGCCTCTAACGCCAGTTTCGTCGTACACGCTCGGCTCCTCGTTCAGCTCCAGCGTCGCAGCCACCTCCTACTCAG GCATTAGCTACTCTGGTTATGATTCAGTCGGCTACACCTCGGCATCCACCCCCACCTATTATCAGCCGCCCCAGCAGACTCTGTCCCAGCCGCAGCCGCAGCCGTCACAGCAACCTCAGCAGCCGCAGCAGCCGCAGGCCCCCGTTCAGCCACCACCCAAGCAGCTGACCAGCTCGTCCTGGAGTAACTCGGGCAGCAACATGGTGACCGCTCCGACTGGAAACACCTACAAAAAGCCCACGTTTCACCAGAGCAAGCTGCAGAAGCCCAAAGGGCCTCCcaagcagccgcagcttcattaCTGTGACATTTGCAAGATCAGCTGTGCAGGCCCTCAG ACGTACCGGGAGCATCTGGAGGGCCAGAAGCATAAGAAAAAGGAAGCAGCCCTAAAGTCTGGAGGGCAGACAGGGACCAGCAACGGCCCCAGAGGGGTCCAGACGCAGTTACGCTGTGAGTTATGTGACGTCTCCTGCACAGGAGTGGACGCTTATGCTGCTCATATCCGTGGGTCCAAACATCAGAAG GTGGTGAAACTTCACACCAAGCTGGGGAAACCTATACCTTCCACTGAGCCAGTGTTAGTGAATTCTACTCCAGTTGtcacaaccacgacagccgggAAGCCTTCagtcccctcctcctcctcctcctccacttctGCATCAACCACTGCAACTCCTGCTGCAGCTCCCAAACTGGTGGCTGCAAACAGCACGgctaaaacaacaacagcagtcaagAAGCCCCCGCCTTCCAGAATAACTGTCATTT CCAATAAGCCAGCCAGCACTCCCATTGCAGCTGCAGCAACAGCAGCGGCGCCGGTGGTGGTGGCAGCCAAGGTCGAGGAGCCTGCGCAGCCATCAGTCCAGAAGATGGAACCGCAGAGCGAGGATGAGGATGGAGACAGAGCTGGAGGCCAGGGAGACATCCAGCCAGTGGGACACGACTATGTAGAAGAG GTTCGTAATGATGATGGAAAAGTGATTCGATTCCACTGTAAACTGTGCGAGTGCAGCTTCAATGACCCCAACGCGAAAGACATGCACCTGAAGGGAAGAAGGCACAGGCTGCAATACAAg AAGAAAGTGAACCCAGAGCTTCCCGTGGAGATCAAACCCAGTAACCGGGCCAGGAAGCTGCAGGAGAGCAAGCTgaagaagcagaagcagaaggCGGTGCTGAAGCGGCAGAGAGATGACGAGCAGCGCTGGCACATGGAGATGAG GCGATATGAGGAGGACTTGTACTGGAGGCGAGTGGAGGAGGAGCAGATGTACTGGGGGGAGCAGAGACGCAGGATGGCACCTCCACCTCTGATGAGCCGCCCCGGGATGCCAGTGCCCCCTCTGCTG TCTTGTGTGCGTCGTCCTGACTCGCTTGACGACCGCCACATCATGGCCAAGCACTCCACTATTTACCCAGTGGAAGAGGAGCTGCAGGCTGTTCAGAGGATCGTCTCCCACTCGGAGAGAGCCCTGAAACTGGTGTCAGACTCTCTGCTGGAGAAGGAAACACTGACTGATGATGGTGCTGCTGAAAGAGGAGATGAAAAAGG GACCGAGAGCCCGGCCCGGCTGCTGAAAGGCGTGATGAGGGTGGGAATCCTGGCCAAAGGCTTGCTGCTTCGCGGAGACAGAAATGTGGAGCTCATCCTGCTGACTGCAAAGAAACCCACCATCTCGTTACTGAAGAGCATCGCCAAGCAGCTGCCAAAGGAGCTGGCG ACTTTTTCTGAAGATCAGTATGAGGTGCAGGCTCACCCCGAGGAGGCGAACATCGTGATATTTTCAAGCAAGGAGCCCAAAATGCAGGTGACCATATCTCTCACCTCGCCGCTGATGAGGGAGGACCCTGCTGCTGAGAAGGACaagcaggcaggaggaaaagcgGCTGAGAAAG ATGTGGCTGAGAAGGATCCTCCTGATCTCCTGAACAAGAAGAAATGTCTGGAATACCTAGCTGCTCTGCGCCATGCCAAATGGTTTCAG GCTCGTGCCAACGGTCTGCAGTCCTGTGTGATCATCATTCGGGTGTTGAGAGATTTATGTCAGCGGGTTCCCACCTGGGGCAAGATCCCCTGCTGG GCGATGGAGCTGCTGGTGGAGAAGGTcatcagcagtgccacaggcccacTCAGCCCAGGGGAGGCAATGCGCAGAGTCCTGGAGTGCATCTCCACCGGCATCCTGCTGCcag ATGGACCAGGTCTGATGGACCCCTGTGAGAAGGAGCCAACAGATGCTTTGGAAAGCGTGGCACTTCAAGCGAGAGAGGACATCACTGCCAGTGCACAG CATGCTCTGCGGCTGCTTGCTTTCCGTCAGATCCACAAGGTCCTGGGCATGGAGTCCCTGCCAGCATCCAAGGCCAGCGCACGAAACCGCAAGCGTCGACGGGATGTCAGCGAGACGGGCGAAGGCGAGGGGGAGGGCAAAAAAGACAAGAAGGAAGAGGTGGCGAGTGCTTGA
- the zfr2 gene encoding zinc finger RNA-binding protein isoform X2, producing the protein MAASNYFGFTHGAGPQYSTQPPPAYSHPSTASYSVQQAPAVAHAVTASYSPAPVQAARPVVSAPYPAYQSHQAPPDYTYRQPDPPQPTTTPQTYQVYSDTQDNYNYGRPAAVTTYDNKQYYQTSIATAQRTPTESYYQTGVKSAYSPATSTVYNQPPPPQRQVTALKPLAPSSSVSTSYNIYPVSTSVQQPLTPVSSYTLGSSFSSSVAATSYSGISYSGYDSVGYTSASTPTYYQPPQQTLSQPQPQPSQQPQQPQQPQAPVQPPPKQLTSSSWSNSGSNMVTAPTGNTYKKPTFHQSKLQKPKGPPKQPQLHYCDICKISCAGPQTYREHLEGQKHKKKEAALKSGGQTGTSNGPRGVQTQLRCELCDVSCTGVDAYAAHIRGSKHQKVVKLHTKLGKPIPSTEPVLVNSTPVVTTTTAGKPSVPSSSSSSTSASTTATPAAAPKLVAANSTAKTTTAVKKPPPSRITVISNKPASTPIAAAATAAAPVVVAAKVEEPAQPSVQKMEPQSEDEDGDRAGGQGDIQPVGHDYVEEVRNDDGKVIRFHCKLCECSFNDPNAKDMHLKGRRHRLQYKKKVNPELPVEIKPSNRARKLQESKLKKQKQKAVLKRQRDDEQRWHMEMRRYEEDLYWRRVEEEQMYWGEQRRRMAPPPLMSRPGMPVPPLLSCVRRPDSLDDRHIMAKHSTIYPVEEELQAVQRIVSHSERALKLVSDSLLEKETLTDDGAAERGDEKGTESPARLLKGVMRVGILAKGLLLRGDRNVELILLTAKKPTISLLKSIAKQLPKELATFSEDQYEVQAHPEEANIVIFSSKEPKMQVTISLTSPLMREDPAAEKDKQAGGKAAEKDVAEKDPPDLLNKKKCLEYLAALRHAKWFQARANGLQSCVIIIRVLRDLCQRVPTWGKIPCWAMELLVEKVISSATGPLSPGEAMRRVLECISTGILLPDGPGLMDPCEKEPTDALESVALQAREDITASAQHALRLLAFRQIHKVLGMESLPASKASARNRKRRRDVSETGEGEGEGKKDKKEEVASA; encoded by the exons ATGGCTGCAAGCAACTATTTCGGCTTCACACATGGTGCCGGTCCGCAGTACAG TACCCAGCCTCCCCCGGCTTACTCCCATCCCTCCACAGCGAGTTACAGCGTCCAGCAGGCTCCGGCTGTGGCTCACGCTGTGACCGCCTCATACTCTCCAGCTCCGGTCCAGGCCGCCCGGCCTGTGGTCTCGGCCCCTTACCCGGCCTACCAAAGCCACCAGGCGCCCCCGGACTACACCTACAGACAGCCCGATCCCCCGCAGCCAACCACTACCCCACAGACGTACCAGGTATACTCAGACACG CAGGACAACTACAATTACGGGCGTCCTGCTGCAGTGACTACCTATGACAATAAACAGTACTACCAGACGAGTATAGCAACGGCTCAAAGGACGCCTACAGAGAGTTACTACCAGACTG GAGTGAAGAGCGCTTACAGTCCAGCCACCTCCACTGTGTACAACCAGCCGCCTCCCCCCCAGAGGCAGGTGACAGCACTGAAACCCCTCGCCCCCTCCAGCTCTGTGTCTACCAGCTACAACATCTACCCAGTGTCCACGAGCGTCCAGCAGCCTCTAACGCCAGTTTCGTCGTACACGCTCGGCTCCTCGTTCAGCTCCAGCGTCGCAGCCACCTCCTACTCAG GCATTAGCTACTCTGGTTATGATTCAGTCGGCTACACCTCGGCATCCACCCCCACCTATTATCAGCCGCCCCAGCAGACTCTGTCCCAGCCGCAGCCGCAGCCGTCACAGCAACCTCAGCAGCCGCAGCAGCCGCAGGCCCCCGTTCAGCCACCACCCAAGCAGCTGACCAGCTCGTCCTGGAGTAACTCGGGCAGCAACATGGTGACCGCTCCGACTGGAAACACCTACAAAAAGCCCACGTTTCACCAGAGCAAGCTGCAGAAGCCCAAAGGGCCTCCcaagcagccgcagcttcattaCTGTGACATTTGCAAGATCAGCTGTGCAGGCCCTCAG ACGTACCGGGAGCATCTGGAGGGCCAGAAGCATAAGAAAAAGGAAGCAGCCCTAAAGTCTGGAGGGCAGACAGGGACCAGCAACGGCCCCAGAGGGGTCCAGACGCAGTTACGCTGTGAGTTATGTGACGTCTCCTGCACAGGAGTGGACGCTTATGCTGCTCATATCCGTGGGTCCAAACATCAGAAG GTGGTGAAACTTCACACCAAGCTGGGGAAACCTATACCTTCCACTGAGCCAGTGTTAGTGAATTCTACTCCAGTTGtcacaaccacgacagccgggAAGCCTTCagtcccctcctcctcctcctcctccacttctGCATCAACCACTGCAACTCCTGCTGCAGCTCCCAAACTGGTGGCTGCAAACAGCACGgctaaaacaacaacagcagtcaagAAGCCCCCGCCTTCCAGAATAACTGTCATTT CCAATAAGCCAGCCAGCACTCCCATTGCAGCTGCAGCAACAGCAGCGGCGCCGGTGGTGGTGGCAGCCAAGGTCGAGGAGCCTGCGCAGCCATCAGTCCAGAAGATGGAACCGCAGAGCGAGGATGAGGATGGAGACAGAGCTGGAGGCCAGGGAGACATCCAGCCAGTGGGACACGACTATGTAGAAGAG GTTCGTAATGATGATGGAAAAGTGATTCGATTCCACTGTAAACTGTGCGAGTGCAGCTTCAATGACCCCAACGCGAAAGACATGCACCTGAAGGGAAGAAGGCACAGGCTGCAATACAAg AAGAAAGTGAACCCAGAGCTTCCCGTGGAGATCAAACCCAGTAACCGGGCCAGGAAGCTGCAGGAGAGCAAGCTgaagaagcagaagcagaaggCGGTGCTGAAGCGGCAGAGAGATGACGAGCAGCGCTGGCACATGGAGATGAG GCGATATGAGGAGGACTTGTACTGGAGGCGAGTGGAGGAGGAGCAGATGTACTGGGGGGAGCAGAGACGCAGGATGGCACCTCCACCTCTGATGAGCCGCCCCGGGATGCCAGTGCCCCCTCTGCTG TCTTGTGTGCGTCGTCCTGACTCGCTTGACGACCGCCACATCATGGCCAAGCACTCCACTATTTACCCAGTGGAAGAGGAGCTGCAGGCTGTTCAGAGGATCGTCTCCCACTCGGAGAGAGCCCTGAAACTGGTGTCAGACTCTCTGCTGGAGAAGGAAACACTGACTGATGATGGTGCTGCTGAAAGAGGAGATGAAAAAGG GACCGAGAGCCCGGCCCGGCTGCTGAAAGGCGTGATGAGGGTGGGAATCCTGGCCAAAGGCTTGCTGCTTCGCGGAGACAGAAATGTGGAGCTCATCCTGCTGACTGCAAAGAAACCCACCATCTCGTTACTGAAGAGCATCGCCAAGCAGCTGCCAAAGGAGCTGGCG ACTTTTTCTGAAGATCAGTATGAGGTGCAGGCTCACCCCGAGGAGGCGAACATCGTGATATTTTCAAGCAAGGAGCCCAAAATGCAGGTGACCATATCTCTCACCTCGCCGCTGATGAGGGAGGACCCTGCTGCTGAGAAGGACaagcaggcaggaggaaaagcgGCTGAGAAAG ATGTGGCTGAGAAGGATCCTCCTGATCTCCTGAACAAGAAGAAATGTCTGGAATACCTAGCTGCTCTGCGCCATGCCAAATGGTTTCAG GCTCGTGCCAACGGTCTGCAGTCCTGTGTGATCATCATTCGGGTGTTGAGAGATTTATGTCAGCGGGTTCCCACCTGGGGCAAGATCCCCTGCTGG GCGATGGAGCTGCTGGTGGAGAAGGTcatcagcagtgccacaggcccacTCAGCCCAGGGGAGGCAATGCGCAGAGTCCTGGAGTGCATCTCCACCGGCATCCTGCTGCcag ATGGACCAGGTCTGATGGACCCCTGTGAGAAGGAGCCAACAGATGCTTTGGAAAGCGTGGCACTTCAAGCGAGAGAGGACATCACTGCCAGTGCACAG CATGCTCTGCGGCTGCTTGCTTTCCGTCAGATCCACAAGGTCCTGGGCATGGAGTCCCTGCCAGCATCCAAGGCCAGCGCACGAAACCGCAAGCGTCGACGGGATGTCAGCGAGACGGGCGAAGGCGAGGGGGAGGGCAAAAAAGACAAGAAGGAAGAGGTGGCGAGTGCTTGA